The stretch of DNA AATTTGAGATCTTATCCTTGAAAACATGGGAACTATTAACTGCAGATGCCATTGATGACCATGGGTTAATGATTGgtgatgaaatcaaaattgatgttgaaaCGGAAGTAAAGAACGATAACCAGGTCAAACCAAACCACATCCGTGAATCGTTAATGGAAAGAGCACAAAGATTGAGAAAGGAAGCTATAGATTCAGAAAGACAAAACTTGAAGAATCAAGATTCAAACACCAACAGCCAGTTAGACTTGATCCTTTCTAAGTTGAACTATTTAGAGGTCTCGTTAACTGGGCTTAACGGGGGAGAAGACGACTCGCAAATACTTTCAATTAACAAAGAAATAACAGGATTGAACAACGTGTTTGctgaattgaaatcaacaGTTACAGACACAAAGCAAGCAGTAGTTGACTTACAAAACGTTTTAGTCAAACAGTACTCACAAATGTTGGATTCAATAGcacaattaaatcaaaaagtCATTGGTGAAGTTCGAGAACAACATTATGGAATGGAGGAGCTAAGCAGAAAAGTTGATCTATTAATGAACAACCATAAGGAAATTGCCTACCAATATGAAAAGACTCGACAAGACACACAAGGAGAAGCATCTAAGCTGGGCAATGTCATTGAcaagttgttgaaatgGATTTTATTCCCGTTggtattgattttattggtattggtgATATTTGTTTACCGCCTAAGACATGACATCAAACATTCAAAACTTTTGTGATTCTAGATCGATTGAAAGCGTATGGTTGGAAAGGCCAATGCACAATTCATTCTGGCCTTGTTACAGTATATATAGTTAGCGTACCAATTACGTAATCCTTatagaatgaaaaaataataaaattctACAACCTTCTTGAGGGTTATCTTTACTTATCTTTCTACCATTGTACCTCCCTCTTGATTCCTGTTTACTAGATTATTTGGAGTTGTCTACCTCGACATAGTCTGGTGGTAAATGTCTTGACAACTTCTAWTTATAGCACGAGCCGTATTTGATcacgaaaaaaaaaaaacaattcaacCCACCACTCRCAAACTGACacgccaaaaaaaaaaatagctTGATCTCATACAAAACATTCTTCATTGTAAAACAACACATCACATCACATCACACTCTTTATATCATGTCCTTTGCTGAAAGTTTTTGGACACCAGACTATGAGCTGGGATTTCAGCAACTATTTCTCCAATTGAATCAAGGGATCTTGGAGAACAATGACTTTGTTCGTTTGATCGAAAGACGAATGGAACTGGAAGTGGTCTATGGGAACTCGTTGGAGACAATCACCACAGACTGTAAGCCACTCAATAAGAGACAATTGAACGAAGACTTTGTGTCCACCATCAAAAACGCATACACCAAGATGAATGAGACTTTTTACAAACAAGGGGAATACCATTTGAACATTGCCGACAACATTGAAACCATTGTTCTCCAACCATTTAGCAAATGGTGTACCGAGCACGAGCAAAGAGTCAAGTTTTCTGAATTCACTTTGCAAGACAAATTAAAGGCATTGAAAAATGCTCAGTATCTGGTGGAAAAGTtgcaaaagaaatatttcaacaaatgtCGAATGTTGGAGGAGTTCAAGTCCCACTatactgaagaagaattgcAAGAGGAGTTAAACGATTTGTCATTTCAAAAAGATCGAGCTGCCAAAACCAATACTGATGGGAGCAAAGAGGAAGACGACAATGATACTGCAGACGAAGAAATCTATGAGTTCACACATGCTAAATACGACACCAAACAGATGAAGGCGTTGCTCAAGGCAATGCTTACAGAAGTCCCCATGGGTCCACACAAGGTGGCAATTTTAGGTACCTATCAAAATGTTTCTACTGGGAGCAACATCACCAAATGGTTGCTAGAGAACATGCCGGAGTTCAACAAGAATTTGGACAAGG from Candida albicans SC5314 chromosome R, complete sequence encodes:
- the EMP46 gene encoding Emp46p (Protein similar to S. cerevisiae Emp46, an integral membrane component of ER-derived COPII-coated vesicles; functions in ER to Golgi transport; induced by alpha pheromone in SpiderM medium) yields the protein MLYHILLLIHVALAVVPNIPKISSQLSPNPHYSLPNLLSIESKEDINNFDISNNIQFDNGRLLLGELGSIWGKYKIPTLNKPWTIELIFRSTGTKEDRKYEDNSLNVWLLNEDNNNLPFDSFDGFEISINNEGQIPGVKLYNNDGSQNIIHDASHVLGTCKFQYLDSDVPFTLRISYDANSWFKIQLDNNLCFKTNQISIPFQELKLGITSKINQQSNEKFEILSLKTWELLTADAIDDHGLMIGDEIKIDVETEVKNDNQVKPNHIRESLMERAQRLRKEAIDSERQNLKNQDSNTNSQLDLILSKLNYLEVSLTGLNGGEDDSQILSINKEITGLNNVFAELKSTVTDTKQAVVDLQNVLVKQYSQMLDSIAQLNQKVIGEVREQHYGMEELSRKVDLLMNNHKEIAYQYEKTRQDTQGEASKSGNVIDKLLKWILFPLVLILLVLVIFVYRLRHDIKHSKLL